One region of Vibrio sp. FE10 genomic DNA includes:
- a CDS encoding COX15/CtaA family protein: MQNGAPKVLMVIMRLTILLTLTVIVLGAYTRLSDAGLGCPDWPGCYGNLAVPSNATAISEANLQFPERALEADKAWIEMIHRYFAGSLGLLIFVVVAWCIKKNITSVGLPLVISATVIFQALLGMWTVTLKLMPVVVMAHLMGGFTLLSLLCLLYCRLSNVQHHFSESISHSSLKAWALFGLIVVVGQILLGGWTSSNYAALVCTQLPICEGNWTSYLDFKNAFDFAQHGHDNYEFGVLEYPARLTIHVMHRFGAIVATLTVLMIVYQLWKLEKGPQKKLALTLAIVLFAQVSLGISNVWFHLPISVAVLHNLVAALLLVTMVVTNFVVWQRQSSEYLMKNDVLQGGNHGH; encoded by the coding sequence ATGCAAAATGGAGCGCCCAAAGTACTCATGGTAATCATGAGGCTGACTATTTTACTGACACTCACCGTTATTGTGCTTGGCGCTTATACTCGTTTGTCGGATGCTGGTCTTGGCTGCCCTGATTGGCCAGGATGTTATGGCAATCTTGCCGTACCATCCAATGCCACAGCAATCAGTGAAGCTAATCTCCAATTCCCAGAACGAGCTCTTGAAGCAGACAAAGCATGGATAGAGATGATACATCGCTACTTTGCTGGCTCGCTCGGGTTACTTATCTTCGTTGTTGTCGCTTGGTGTATCAAAAAGAACATCACCTCTGTTGGACTTCCTCTGGTTATTTCTGCCACTGTGATTTTTCAGGCCCTGTTAGGTATGTGGACGGTTACTCTAAAGCTGATGCCTGTTGTGGTAATGGCACACCTTATGGGCGGGTTCACGCTACTGTCACTACTCTGTTTACTCTATTGTCGCCTGTCTAATGTCCAACATCACTTTAGTGAGTCTATTTCTCATTCATCTCTCAAAGCTTGGGCATTGTTTGGGTTAATCGTTGTGGTTGGCCAGATATTACTTGGTGGATGGACGTCGTCTAATTATGCCGCTTTGGTGTGTACCCAATTACCGATCTGCGAAGGGAATTGGACAAGCTATTTAGATTTCAAGAACGCCTTCGATTTTGCTCAACACGGCCATGATAACTATGAGTTTGGTGTGTTGGAATATCCTGCGAGATTAACCATACATGTCATGCACCGGTTCGGAGCGATCGTCGCAACACTTACGGTGTTGATGATTGTTTATCAGCTTTGGAAGCTTGAAAAAGGACCGCAAAAAAAGCTGGCTCTCACTTTGGCGATAGTGTTGTTTGCTCAGGTCAGTTTAGGGATCAGCAATGTATGGTTTCACCTACCGATCTCGGTAGCCGTTTTGCATAATTTGGTGGCCGCTTTGTTACTTGTCACCATGGTTGTTACAAACTTTGTGGTTTGGCAACGTCAATCGAGTGAGTACTTGATGAAGAACGATGTATTACAAGGAGGTAATCATGGTCACTAG
- a CDS encoding SURF1 family protein, which yields MLTPNRLIHDEKKFRSKGFWIAVVLTVVSVGILIKLGLWQLDRGNEKLRYEQQLSERAQQSSRSLDTVISEWKDSRIQAQGASEQLSLNGLKVDVELETPSGLVVLLDNQVNQGAVGYVIYMLGEVRFKDENESLVAEKQLLIDLGFVAASNDRRELPQLGNITLPTNMSGRLYTRSVNPLSHELGLENTMPKRIQNINITALSEYTGQDVLPFVFQPQSLESWPYELLWRPTAMKPEKHFGYSFQWFVMAAVLLFLMVLIGYRYMKGTPKVRD from the coding sequence GTGCTAACTCCAAACCGCTTGATTCATGATGAAAAAAAATTCCGCAGTAAAGGTTTTTGGATAGCGGTTGTTTTAACTGTGGTTTCAGTCGGCATTTTAATCAAGTTGGGTTTGTGGCAGTTAGATCGTGGTAACGAGAAATTGCGTTATGAACAACAGCTATCAGAAAGAGCGCAGCAATCATCTAGGTCATTGGACACGGTTATCTCTGAATGGAAGGACTCGCGTATACAAGCGCAAGGTGCATCTGAACAGCTGTCTTTAAATGGTTTGAAGGTTGATGTGGAATTGGAAACACCAAGTGGTTTAGTGGTCTTGTTAGACAATCAGGTTAACCAAGGAGCGGTGGGGTATGTGATTTACATGTTGGGTGAGGTTCGCTTTAAAGATGAAAACGAGTCTTTAGTGGCCGAAAAGCAGTTATTGATCGATCTGGGGTTCGTTGCGGCAAGTAATGACAGAAGAGAGCTTCCACAACTAGGAAACATAACACTACCAACCAATATGTCAGGGCGTTTGTACACTCGTTCAGTGAATCCTCTAAGTCATGAGTTGGGTTTAGAAAACACAATGCCTAAAAGAATTCAAAACATCAACATAACAGCGTTATCAGAGTACACAGGACAAGACGTTTTGCCCTTTGTCTTCCAACCGCAAAGCTTAGAATCGTGGCCTTATGAGTTGTTATGGCGACCGACGGCAATGAAACCTGAGAAGCACTTCGGTTACTCATTTCAATGGTTTGTAATGGCAGCGGTACTTTTGTTTTTGATGGTGTTAATTGGTTATCGGTATATGAAAGGGACACCCAAGGTAAGGGACTAA
- a CDS encoding DUF2909 family protein: MMSSTFVLLFNVVLVVLLLVIVFNLMKALIQIASGKHNGKRLSHFLGRRVMLSAIVVLLLLLALASGVITPNPRPY, translated from the coding sequence ATGATGTCATCAACCTTTGTCTTGTTATTTAATGTGGTTCTCGTTGTTCTGTTGCTGGTTATTGTTTTCAATCTAATGAAAGCACTTATCCAAATCGCGTCAGGTAAGCACAATGGAAAGCGACTGAGTCACTTCTTGGGTCGCCGAGTCATGCTATCAGCCATTGTCGTGCTGTTACTTCTGCTTGCTTTGGCTTCTGGGGTCATCACTCCTAACCCTCGTCCTTATTGA